In one window of Candidatus Scalindua sp. DNA:
- a CDS encoding CoB--CoM heterodisulfide reductase iron-sulfur subunit A family protein produces the protein MGKKIGVFVCHCGTNISATVDVEKVAEEAKKKYPGVSYATTYKYMCSDPGQKLLRDKIAEEGLTGVVVAACSPKMHERTFRNAAVKTGLNPYQVEVSNIREQCSWVHQDKAQGTEKSIDLVRMMTEKTRKDRSLEAIKVPVTKRALVIGGGIAGIQAALDIADGGNEVILVEKDASIGGHMAQLSETFPTLDCSQCILTPRMVEVAQHDNITLYTWSEVESVGGYIGNFNVKIRKKARAVDLDLCTGCSSCWQVCPSKKIKSEFDTGLGNRTAIYIPFPQAIPSKPVIDKEHCLLYRDARKKNIPPEESKVCRKCYDVCPIAPVKAIDYAQEDEIVEVKVGAIVVATGYKELPNNVYGEYGKGKYKDVITGLQFERLASASGPTEGEIRRPSDGKEPEIIVFIQCVGSRDPAKGCSYCSKTCCMYTAKHTMLYKHKVHHGHAFVFYIDIRCGGKNYEEFSLRAIEEEGATYLRGRVSRIYKKGEKLVVLGADTLTGSQVEIEADMVVLASAMKAQDDADVVARTLSIQYDKDRFFSELHPKLRPVESSNAGIFLAGACQGPKDIPETVAQASGAAAKVMALLSSDQLEREPVIAKVDRLPPPVFSTCIGCFYCQRVCPYGAIEQEEIKARDGSVIKTVARVNEGLCQGCGLCAATCRSKSVELAGFTDEQVFAEINSVEFN, from the coding sequence GTGGGTAAAAAGATCGGTGTTTTTGTCTGTCACTGTGGTACGAATATCTCTGCTACAGTTGACGTTGAGAAAGTTGCAGAAGAGGCCAAGAAGAAGTATCCGGGTGTCTCGTATGCTACGACATATAAATATATGTGTTCGGATCCCGGGCAGAAATTGTTAAGGGATAAGATTGCGGAAGAGGGGTTGACCGGAGTAGTGGTGGCAGCCTGTTCTCCAAAGATGCATGAACGGACATTTCGTAATGCCGCGGTAAAGACAGGCTTGAACCCGTATCAGGTTGAGGTGTCGAATATCCGGGAGCAGTGTTCATGGGTGCATCAGGACAAGGCTCAGGGGACGGAGAAATCCATTGATTTAGTGAGGATGATGACCGAAAAAACCCGTAAGGATAGATCACTGGAGGCAATAAAAGTTCCTGTGACGAAACGAGCTCTGGTTATTGGAGGTGGAATTGCAGGGATACAGGCGGCGTTGGATATAGCTGATGGGGGGAACGAGGTCATACTCGTGGAGAAAGATGCGTCGATTGGCGGGCATATGGCCCAATTGTCTGAAACGTTTCCAACTCTTGACTGCTCACAATGTATTTTGACTCCGAGAATGGTTGAGGTTGCACAGCATGATAACATTACGCTCTATACCTGGTCCGAGGTAGAGTCGGTTGGTGGCTATATAGGGAATTTTAACGTCAAAATCCGAAAAAAGGCAAGAGCGGTTGATCTTGACTTGTGTACCGGCTGTAGTTCATGCTGGCAGGTGTGTCCGAGCAAAAAAATCAAGAGTGAGTTTGATACGGGGCTGGGGAACAGAACGGCCATCTATATTCCATTTCCACAGGCAATTCCGAGTAAACCGGTAATTGATAAGGAGCACTGTCTCTTGTACCGGGATGCACGGAAGAAGAACATACCGCCCGAAGAGTCTAAGGTTTGCAGAAAGTGTTACGATGTGTGCCCGATAGCGCCCGTCAAGGCAATCGACTATGCACAGGAAGATGAGATTGTGGAAGTGAAAGTGGGGGCTATTGTTGTCGCTACCGGTTACAAGGAGCTGCCGAACAATGTCTATGGTGAATATGGTAAGGGTAAATATAAAGATGTGATAACGGGGTTGCAGTTTGAGCGTCTTGCGAGTGCTTCCGGGCCAACGGAAGGTGAGATAAGAAGGCCTTCTGATGGTAAAGAGCCGGAGATTATCGTGTTTATTCAGTGTGTTGGTTCTCGTGATCCTGCGAAAGGTTGTTCGTACTGTTCAAAAACCTGTTGTATGTATACGGCCAAACATACAATGCTGTATAAACATAAGGTTCATCACGGTCACGCCTTTGTCTTCTATATTGATATCAGATGTGGCGGAAAGAATTATGAAGAGTTTTCGCTGAGGGCGATCGAAGAAGAGGGGGCTACATACCTGAGGGGGCGTGTGTCCAGAATCTACAAAAAAGGAGAGAAGCTGGTTGTTCTGGGAGCTGATACGTTAACAGGTTCTCAGGTTGAGATTGAGGCAGATATGGTTGTTCTTGCTTCTGCAATGAAGGCGCAGGATGATGCTGATGTCGTTGCACGGACTCTCAGCATACAATATGACAAAGACAGGTTCTTTTCAGAATTACATCCGAAACTCCGACCAGTCGAAAGCAGTAATGCCGGGATTTTTCTTGCAGGGGCCTGCCAGGGCCCGAAGGACATACCGGAAACGGTGGCACAGGCAAGCGGGGCTGCAGCTAAAGTTATGGCATTGCTGTCGTCGGATCAGCTGGAACGAGAACCGGTAATTGCTAAAGTTGACAGATTACCCCCGCCGGTATTTTCAACGTGTATAGGATGTTTTTACTGTCAAAGAGTCTGTCCGTATGGTGCTATTGAGCAGGAAGAGATAAAGGCTCGTGATGGCAGCGTGATAAAGACCGTTGCCAGGGTAAATGAGGGCCTGTGCCAGGGGTGCGGTTTGTGTGCTGCAACCTGCAGGTCAAAGAGTGTCGAGTTGGCAGGCTTTACCGATGAACAGGTGTTTGCGGAAATCAACTCCGTAGAATTTAATTAA
- a CDS encoding CoB--CoM heterodisulfide reductase iron-sulfur subunit B family protein has translation MKIGYYPGCAITKGSSSEEYGTSVMRVSKVIGPEIEEIPDWSCCGASSAHATNHKLSTALSVRNLSLAEKHEYKEILAPCPMCSQRLIISQKDVQEDAVLKREVEDAIEMPCGTKVKVSNYLEIVKNYYMDEIKQKIKKTAKGFKVACYYGCLLVRPPKVLKFDDPEDPQSMDEIVRAIGAEPIEWEFKTNCCGGGFTLSRTDVVVKLTNDILEGAEEAGAHAIAVACPMCHANLDMRQKKIEKEYKRKFNIPIVYISELIGLALGLGPIGLGLDKHFVDTKSVVDAYT, from the coding sequence ATGAAGATTGGTTATTATCCGGGTTGTGCAATAACAAAAGGTTCAAGTTCTGAGGAATATGGTACCTCTGTAATGAGGGTGTCGAAAGTAATTGGCCCTGAGATCGAAGAGATTCCCGATTGGAGCTGCTGCGGTGCTTCTTCGGCACACGCAACTAACCACAAGCTGTCTACGGCTTTGTCTGTGAGAAATCTAAGCCTTGCGGAGAAACATGAGTATAAGGAAATTCTGGCACCCTGTCCGATGTGTTCTCAGCGACTCATTATCTCTCAAAAGGATGTGCAGGAAGATGCTGTCCTGAAAAGGGAAGTCGAGGACGCTATAGAGATGCCCTGTGGTACCAAGGTGAAGGTCTCCAATTATCTTGAGATTGTGAAGAATTACTATATGGATGAAATCAAGCAGAAAATTAAAAAAACCGCCAAGGGTTTCAAGGTTGCCTGTTATTACGGATGTCTCCTGGTGAGACCTCCTAAGGTGCTGAAGTTTGATGATCCGGAGGATCCTCAGTCAATGGATGAGATTGTCAGGGCGATAGGTGCCGAGCCTATAGAGTGGGAATTTAAAACAAATTGCTGCGGAGGCGGCTTTACTCTTAGCCGTACAGATGTGGTCGTGAAGCTGACAAATGATATCTTGGAGGGTGCAGAGGAGGCAGGTGCGCATGCTATAGCAGTAGCATGTCCAATGTGTCATGCAAATCTTGATATGAGGCAAAAAAAGATTGAAAAAGAGTACAAGCGTAAATTTAATATCCCTATTGTGTATATTTCAGAGCTTATCGGGCTTGCCCTGGGCTTGGGTCCCATAGGTCTTGGATTGGATAAGCACTTTGTTGATACGAAGTCTGTCGTTGATGCGTATACGTAA